Proteins encoded by one window of Streptomyces sp. LX-29:
- a CDS encoding 3-hydroxybenzoate 6-monooxygenase: MTHALIAGGGIGGLATALALARGGHHVTVLEREDVFAEIGAGIQLAPNAFHALNLLGLGQEVRARAVFVDELRLMDGMTGEKLVAMPLTERYRRRFGNPYAVVHRRDLHTPLLSACRADDGIELVAGASVDGYVQDAARVTVTTADGRTFGGDLLVGADGIRSTVRARLVGDGAPRVCGHTIYRSVIPIEKVPRRLRWNAVTLWAGPAWHFVHYIIGGGRYLNLAAILDDGAREPVSGRPTRRDVVRGRFPDLGDTAGLLLGLGEQWRQWVLCDRDPVDIWTDGRVALMGDAAHPMLQYAAQGACQALEDAVALGDVLAEAAAADDVARRLETYNAARRERTARTQLLAREMGTQLYHPAGGRARERNAMLRSLTEDDLYDKVSWLHGAKDFARAERC; encoded by the coding sequence ATGACCCACGCACTCATCGCAGGCGGCGGCATCGGCGGCCTCGCCACCGCTCTCGCCCTCGCGCGAGGCGGTCACCACGTCACCGTCCTGGAACGCGAGGACGTCTTCGCCGAGATCGGCGCGGGCATCCAGCTCGCCCCGAACGCCTTCCACGCCCTGAACCTCCTGGGCCTGGGGCAGGAGGTACGCGCGCGGGCGGTGTTCGTCGACGAACTCCGGCTGATGGACGGCATGACCGGCGAGAAGCTCGTGGCCATGCCGCTCACCGAACGGTACCGGCGGCGCTTCGGCAACCCCTACGCCGTGGTGCACCGCCGTGACCTCCACACCCCGCTGCTCTCGGCATGCCGGGCCGACGACGGCATCGAACTCGTCGCCGGTGCGTCCGTGGACGGGTACGTCCAGGACGCGGCACGGGTGACCGTGACGACGGCGGACGGCCGGACGTTCGGCGGCGACCTGCTCGTGGGGGCCGACGGCATCCGCTCGACCGTCCGCGCGCGCCTGGTCGGCGACGGCGCCCCCCGGGTCTGCGGCCACACCATCTACCGCTCGGTGATACCGATCGAGAAGGTGCCGCGGCGGCTGCGGTGGAACGCGGTGACCCTGTGGGCCGGCCCCGCCTGGCACTTCGTCCACTACATCATCGGCGGCGGCAGGTATCTCAACCTCGCCGCGATCCTGGACGACGGCGCCCGCGAGCCCGTGTCGGGACGTCCGACGCGGCGGGATGTCGTCCGTGGCCGCTTCCCGGACCTGGGCGACACCGCCGGGTTGCTGCTGGGGTTGGGCGAGCAGTGGCGGCAGTGGGTGCTGTGCGACCGGGATCCGGTCGACATCTGGACCGACGGTCGGGTCGCGTTGATGGGCGACGCGGCCCACCCGATGCTCCAGTACGCCGCCCAGGGTGCGTGCCAGGCGCTGGAGGACGCCGTCGCCCTGGGCGACGTCCTCGCCGAGGCCGCCGCCGCCGACGACGTGGCGCGACGCCTGGAGACATACAACGCCGCGCGGCGCGAGCGGACCGCGCGGACCCAACTGCTGGCCAGGGAGATGGGCACACAGCTCTACCACCCCGCGGGAGGCAGGGCGCGGGAGCGCAACGCGATGCTGCGTTCGCTCACCGAGGACGACCTCTACGACAAGGTGTCCTGGCTGCACGGCGCCAAGGACTTCGCCCGGGCGGAACGTTGCTGA
- a CDS encoding prenyltransferase/squalene oxidase repeat-containing protein yields the protein MGSATDSRVEKSIARAAEALFASQRSSGSWPNRRPTSVMGTAGALTALHLADRERSQDLVDGGVQWLLGAQNADGGWGGSVGTATQVVPTVIAATALRMAAPHRTGESVRRAMDLVASHGGVEALPDPGMTHVTSAFLALAELRDMRDLRRVPLEVFLLPPWLWRRRLSFSVPLLVALAFIQRPHSRPRGLLGMLARPAGRAGLRALQQVEIAETRRGGYGGDNWLASAVCVGLSRAEEAPRRATLDVVDYLRSNVHADGSWHLIQGLDLIGSAYVTRGLAEAGYADDPRLVRARTWLRGCQQDEASPVFDAPAGGWSWEGPRGWPNFLDTAVVLSALTAGGVEEPDEQLRHGLRWLESRQDRKGSWGTFIPDTAFPNDGPCPYATAQCVDVLAENGTRRDDPRIRRAVNWLLARQRTDGTYEALWYRGLTPGTAMALVAFSRVGLADHPVARRARDALVRAQLGDGSWGPGRKGRLGDDPSTGTVEETAWALRALLASGMPADDPRARRAADWIASAQQPDGLWRPSPVHMYIRDLTYYVDGLIVQGLALKALGRYRAALAGEPSEGREVS from the coding sequence ATGGGCTCAGCCACGGACAGCCGCGTGGAGAAGTCGATCGCACGAGCCGCCGAGGCGTTGTTCGCGTCACAGCGCTCCTCCGGGTCCTGGCCGAACCGGCGGCCCACCTCCGTGATGGGGACGGCCGGTGCGCTGACCGCTCTCCACCTCGCCGACCGCGAGCGCTCTCAGGACCTCGTCGACGGGGGAGTCCAGTGGCTGCTGGGCGCCCAGAACGCCGACGGTGGCTGGGGCGGCAGCGTCGGCACCGCCACCCAGGTGGTGCCGACCGTGATCGCGGCCACCGCCCTGCGGATGGCCGCTCCGCACCGTACGGGAGAGTCCGTGCGGCGGGCCATGGACCTGGTGGCGTCACACGGCGGTGTGGAGGCACTCCCCGATCCGGGGATGACCCACGTCACCTCCGCGTTCCTCGCGCTGGCAGAGCTCAGGGACATGCGGGATCTGCGGCGCGTGCCGCTGGAGGTGTTCCTGCTGCCCCCATGGCTCTGGCGTAGGCGACTGTCCTTCAGCGTGCCCCTCCTCGTCGCGCTCGCGTTCATCCAGCGGCCCCACAGCCGGCCGAGAGGACTCCTGGGCATGCTGGCCCGGCCGGCCGGTCGGGCCGGGCTCCGCGCGCTCCAGCAGGTGGAGATCGCGGAGACCCGGCGGGGCGGCTACGGCGGGGACAACTGGCTGGCGTCGGCGGTGTGCGTCGGTCTGAGCCGCGCCGAGGAAGCCCCGCGCCGGGCGACCCTGGACGTGGTCGACTACCTTCGCTCGAACGTGCACGCGGACGGTTCCTGGCACCTCATCCAGGGCCTCGATCTGATCGGCAGCGCCTACGTCACGCGCGGCCTGGCGGAGGCCGGGTACGCCGACGACCCGCGACTGGTACGGGCGAGGACGTGGCTGCGCGGTTGCCAGCAGGACGAGGCGTCGCCGGTCTTCGACGCTCCCGCCGGCGGGTGGAGCTGGGAAGGTCCCCGCGGGTGGCCGAACTTCCTCGACACCGCGGTCGTGTTGTCCGCCCTCACGGCCGGCGGCGTCGAGGAGCCGGACGAGCAACTGCGTCACGGGCTGCGCTGGCTGGAGTCACGGCAGGACCGCAAGGGCTCCTGGGGGACCTTCATCCCCGACACCGCGTTCCCGAACGACGGCCCCTGTCCCTACGCGACCGCGCAGTGCGTCGACGTTCTGGCCGAGAACGGGACCCGCCGAGACGACCCCCGGATCCGCAGGGCCGTGAACTGGCTGCTCGCCCGGCAACGGACGGACGGCACATACGAGGCCCTGTGGTACCGGGGGCTCACCCCGGGGACCGCCATGGCGCTCGTGGCCTTCAGCCGCGTCGGCCTCGCCGACCACCCGGTGGCCAGGCGCGCCCGCGACGCCCTGGTGCGCGCCCAGCTCGGCGACGGGTCGTGGGGGCCCGGGAGGAAGGGCAGGTTGGGCGACGATCCCTCGACGGGAACCGTCGAGGAGACCGCGTGGGCCCTGCGCGCACTGCTCGCCTCCGGCATGCCGGCCGACGACCCGCGAGCGCGGCGAGCGGCGGACTGGATCGCGTCCGCGCAGCAGCCCGACGGCCTGTGGCGGCCGAGCCCGGTCCATATGTACATACGCGACCTGACGTACTACGTGGACGGTCTGATCGTCCAGGGACTCGCCCTGAAGGCCCTGGGGCGCTACCGGGCCGCGCTGGCCGGAGAACCGTCGGAAGGGCGGGAGGTCTCGTGA
- a CDS encoding NAD(P)/FAD-dependent oxidoreductase, producing the protein MTRGHTAPGSATADVVVCGSGVAGLAAACALGRLGLDVTLLEKKKRQPPVAKGEILQPGSLDTLQEWGVLPALEARGAVRLKRLVARQADGAELLAMDFGTLRCAWPWMLSHDHTTILECLAESLGASVRWRRGVLVRDVLTDAHGRVVGVRAADGAHGYDIRARLVVAADGMSSRLRRLAGMTADPVAYGHKLLTLELSGTAARADEASAYLTERGLVLVYPLPDGRTRVYVQVKADELRKADHTRLQRWCDELLAAVPALDPLAVLVKDSLDRRQLLPVWRYRAPSLVRPGIVLVGEAAHGVHPLAAQGMNTAIGDARALAARLATVHVREEATLDDAMRAYEAERMSRIRDIHFMSHDAARLMTGTSPGVRMLNRHLLVRTAKSARLRYLTTYNVSGVGMRPLGAVDRLVQLGVLPARGRLPRPGPAPE; encoded by the coding sequence GTGACGAGGGGACACACGGCGCCCGGTTCCGCGACGGCGGACGTGGTGGTCTGCGGGTCCGGCGTCGCCGGTCTGGCCGCGGCCTGCGCTCTGGGCCGGCTCGGCCTGGACGTCACCCTGTTGGAGAAGAAGAAGCGGCAGCCTCCGGTCGCCAAGGGCGAGATCCTCCAGCCCGGTTCCCTGGACACCCTCCAGGAGTGGGGCGTACTCCCGGCCCTCGAAGCCAGAGGGGCGGTCCGCCTCAAGCGGCTCGTCGCCAGACAGGCCGACGGCGCCGAGCTGTTGGCGATGGACTTCGGAACGCTCCGCTGCGCGTGGCCCTGGATGCTGTCCCACGACCACACGACGATCCTGGAGTGCCTGGCGGAGTCGCTCGGCGCGTCGGTGCGCTGGCGGCGTGGGGTGCTGGTCAGAGACGTCCTCACGGACGCCCACGGCCGCGTCGTCGGCGTACGGGCCGCGGACGGTGCGCACGGGTACGACATCCGTGCCCGACTCGTGGTGGCCGCCGACGGGATGTCCTCGCGCCTGCGCCGGCTGGCCGGAATGACCGCCGATCCCGTCGCCTACGGTCACAAGCTGCTGACGCTCGAGCTCTCGGGCACGGCGGCGCGGGCCGACGAGGCATCCGCCTACCTCACCGAGCGTGGGCTGGTCCTGGTCTATCCGCTGCCTGACGGGCGGACGCGCGTCTACGTCCAGGTGAAGGCGGACGAGCTCAGGAAGGCGGACCACACGCGGCTCCAGCGGTGGTGCGACGAACTCCTCGCGGCGGTGCCCGCGCTCGACCCGCTCGCCGTGCTGGTGAAGGACAGCCTGGACCGACGACAGCTGCTGCCGGTCTGGCGGTACCGGGCCCCCTCTCTCGTACGGCCGGGGATCGTGCTGGTCGGTGAGGCGGCCCACGGTGTCCATCCCCTGGCGGCCCAGGGGATGAACACGGCCATCGGCGACGCCCGAGCGCTCGCGGCCCGACTGGCCACCGTCCACGTCCGGGAAGAGGCGACGCTCGACGACGCGATGCGTGCCTACGAGGCGGAACGCATGAGTCGGATCCGGGACATCCACTTCATGAGCCACGACGCCGCACGCCTGATGACCGGCACGTCACCGGGCGTCAGGATGCTGAACCGGCACCTGCTGGTCAGGACCGCCAAGAGCGCGCGTCTGCGCTACCTGACCACATACAACGTGTCGGGTGTCGGGATGCGTCCGCTGGGCGCGGTCGACCGGCTCGTCCAGCTCGGCGTCCTGCCCGCCCGCGGACGACTCCCCCGGCCCGGCCCTGCCCCGGAGTGA